The following proteins are encoded in a genomic region of Pseudodesulfovibrio mercurii:
- a CDS encoding PAS domain-containing hybrid sensor histidine kinase/response regulator: protein MEFTNLDQCIRRIEELEHRLADSERRWRGVLEYMPHIVLSLDSEGRVVFANRHLLDMTGWTFEEIRGKSWFELFLPEDVREGIREVFLATMARRDVGPHSCHTNEIVTRDGRRRNVSWFNVLISAPEGGVANVTSLGIDLSAREEAREAVEASEEQLKLALDAAKDAVWDLDCDTSEVFVSPQLAALLGYGSDAVPGTHDGWLGLVHPSDRPGFEEALWGAVERRGAFDRELRILDRDGIWRWVLVRGKTAESDDGKAPARMVGTIQDVHARKTAEEELRRAKMAADLANSALKVNMAHLRTLMETMPELVWVKDEEGVFLFCNHRFERLYGASEAEIVGRTDYDFVDADLADFFRGHDLRAMNSGRPCINEEQVTYRDDGHVEYLETIKTPLFDDDGKLIGVLGVARDITERKRIADELKESELRFKVLHNASFGGIFLHDQGVLLDCNQGLSDITGYTQEELSGMEALDLLAPSARDDVREKIRARFERPYETVGLRRDGTCYPLQIAAKSIPYKGRVVRVVEFRDITERKRAEDELKDSERRHRVIFENSPLGMIRFSRDGRILDCNDRFVEMMGSSREALIGFPMLRASNPDMRRALATAIAGSPSAYEDYYSSETGRRETFLHVQFNPVNPGQSPTEVIATLEDFSERKRDQDALRRAKEQAEAFSRSKTEFLTNMSHEIRTPLNGIMGMLQLLHSTGLSREQAEYSGAALQSSRRLMNLLTDILDLSRVEAGKLVVRAVPFDLVETCRQVCDLFKLTSAQSGVTLICELGENVPRRVIGDAIRLQQVLTNLLGNAFKFTATGSIVMAAHRLPDGPSKGYRILFSVADTGEGIPDEKVDTLFDAFTQVSEGYTRRHQGAGLGLSICRNLVRLMGGTMSIESEEGAGTTLYVALPFGAGDDEAPTADRTRPRAGGALRPLSILLAEDERVNSLVMKRLLEKGGHTVVAVENGAEVLETLRTASFDVILMDIQMPVMDGVETARAIRAGRVGADLTDIPIVAVTAYAMVGDREKFLKAGMDGYVVKPIEMEKLEQALAEVCPESAP, encoded by the coding sequence GTGGAATTCACGAATCTTGATCAGTGCATACGGCGCATCGAGGAACTCGAACACCGCTTGGCGGATTCGGAACGGCGCTGGCGCGGCGTCCTCGAATACATGCCCCACATCGTCCTCAGCCTGGATTCGGAGGGACGGGTGGTCTTCGCCAACCGGCACCTCCTGGACATGACCGGGTGGACCTTCGAGGAAATACGGGGCAAGAGTTGGTTCGAGCTCTTCCTGCCCGAGGACGTGCGCGAGGGCATCCGCGAGGTCTTTCTGGCGACCATGGCCCGCCGGGACGTGGGACCGCATTCCTGCCACACCAACGAGATCGTCACCCGCGACGGGCGTCGGCGGAACGTGTCCTGGTTCAACGTCCTCATCTCGGCCCCGGAGGGCGGCGTGGCCAACGTGACCAGCCTGGGCATCGACCTGTCCGCCCGGGAGGAGGCCAGGGAGGCCGTCGAGGCTAGCGAGGAACAGCTCAAGCTCGCCCTGGACGCGGCCAAGGACGCGGTCTGGGATCTCGACTGCGACACCAGCGAGGTCTTCGTCAGCCCGCAGCTGGCCGCCCTGCTGGGCTATGGGTCGGACGCCGTGCCGGGCACCCACGACGGTTGGTTGGGGCTGGTCCATCCATCGGACAGGCCCGGATTCGAGGAGGCCCTGTGGGGGGCGGTGGAGCGCCGGGGGGCCTTCGACCGCGAGCTGCGCATCCTGGACCGCGACGGGATCTGGAGGTGGGTCCTGGTCCGGGGCAAGACGGCCGAGTCCGACGACGGCAAGGCCCCGGCGCGCATGGTCGGAACCATCCAGGACGTCCATGCCCGCAAGACCGCCGAAGAGGAGCTGCGCCGGGCCAAGATGGCCGCCGACCTGGCCAACAGCGCGCTCAAGGTCAACATGGCACACCTGCGCACCCTGATGGAGACCATGCCGGAGCTGGTCTGGGTCAAGGACGAGGAAGGGGTCTTCCTGTTCTGCAACCACCGCTTCGAGCGGTTGTACGGGGCCAGCGAGGCGGAGATCGTCGGGCGCACGGACTACGACTTCGTGGACGCCGACCTGGCGGACTTTTTTCGCGGTCACGACCTGCGGGCCATGAACTCGGGCAGGCCGTGCATCAACGAGGAACAGGTCACCTACCGGGACGACGGCCACGTGGAGTACCTGGAGACGATCAAGACGCCGCTCTTCGACGACGACGGCAAGCTCATCGGCGTGCTCGGCGTGGCCCGCGACATCACCGAGCGCAAGCGCATCGCGGACGAGCTCAAGGAGAGCGAACTGCGCTTCAAGGTCCTGCACAACGCCTCCTTCGGCGGCATATTTCTCCACGACCAGGGCGTCCTGCTCGACTGCAACCAGGGCCTTTCGGACATCACCGGCTATACCCAGGAGGAGCTGAGCGGCATGGAGGCGCTCGACCTGTTGGCCCCGTCCGCGCGCGACGACGTCCGGGAAAAGATCCGCGCCCGGTTCGAGCGGCCCTACGAGACCGTGGGGTTGCGCAGGGACGGGACGTGCTATCCCCTCCAGATCGCGGCCAAGAGCATCCCCTACAAGGGCCGCGTGGTCCGGGTGGTGGAGTTTCGGGACATCACCGAGCGCAAGCGGGCCGAGGACGAGCTCAAGGACAGCGAACGCCGTCACCGGGTCATCTTCGAGAACTCCCCGCTCGGCATGATCCGCTTCAGCCGGGACGGGCGCATCCTGGACTGCAACGATCGCTTCGTGGAGATGATGGGTTCGAGCCGGGAGGCGCTCATCGGCTTCCCCATGCTGCGCGCGAGCAACCCGGACATGCGCCGGGCCCTGGCCACGGCCATCGCGGGCAGCCCCTCCGCCTACGAGGACTACTACAGCTCGGAGACCGGGCGGCGGGAAACCTTCCTGCACGTCCAGTTCAACCCGGTCAATCCGGGCCAGTCGCCCACCGAGGTCATCGCCACCCTGGAGGACTTCAGCGAGCGCAAGCGGGACCAGGACGCCCTGCGCCGGGCCAAGGAGCAGGCCGAGGCCTTCAGCCGCTCCAAGACGGAATTTCTGACCAACATGAGCCACGAGATACGGACCCCGCTCAACGGGATCATGGGCATGCTCCAGCTCCTGCATTCCACCGGCCTGAGCCGGGAGCAGGCCGAATACAGCGGGGCCGCCCTGCAATCCTCACGGCGGCTGATGAACCTGCTGACCGACATCCTGGACCTGTCGAGGGTGGAGGCGGGAAAGCTGGTGGTTCGCGCGGTCCCCTTCGATCTGGTGGAGACCTGTCGGCAGGTCTGCGACCTGTTCAAGCTGACCTCGGCCCAGTCCGGGGTGACCCTGATCTGCGAACTGGGCGAGAACGTCCCGCGCCGCGTGATCGGGGACGCCATCCGGCTGCAACAGGTCCTGACCAACCTCCTGGGCAACGCCTTCAAGTTCACGGCCACGGGCTCCATCGTCATGGCCGCGCACCGGCTGCCGGACGGGCCGTCGAAGGGCTACCGCATCCTTTTTTCCGTGGCCGACACCGGGGAGGGCATCCCGGACGAGAAGGTCGATACCCTGTTCGACGCCTTCACCCAGGTCAGCGAGGGGTACACCCGGCGGCACCAGGGGGCCGGGCTGGGGTTGTCCATCTGCCGGAATCTGGTCCGGCTCATGGGGGGGACCATGTCCATCGAGAGCGAGGAGGGGGCGGGCACCACCCTGTACGTGGCCCTGCCCTTCGGGGCCGGGGACGACGAGGCTCCCACCGCGGACCGGACCCGGCCGCGCGCCGGGGGCGCGCTCAGACCCCTGTCCATCCTCCTGGCCGAGGACGAGCGGGTCAACAGCCTGGTCATGAAGCGCCTCCTGGAAAAGGGCGGGCACACCGTGGTCGCCGTGGAGAATGGCGCAGAGGTCCTGGAAACCCTGCGGACCGCCTCCTTCGACGTGATCCTCATGGACATCCAGATGCCGGTCATGGACGGAGTGGAGACCGCCCGCGCCATCCGGGCCGGACGGGTCGGCGCGGACCTAACCGACATCCCCATCGTGGCCGTGACCGCCTACGCCATGGTCGGGGACCGCGAGAAGTTCCTCAAGGCGGGCATGGACGGCTACGTGGTCAAGCCCATCGAGATGGAGAAGCTGGAACAGGCCCTGGCCGAGGTCTGCCCGGAGTCCGCCCCATGA
- the torT gene encoding TMAO reductase system periplasmic protein TorT translates to MTRRIPRRAAVLAAGALALALCLAAVPAPGADDVPWWPIQVKSWYGIYDPGGKQPGRAAVSLDRPRLEEWTPPRPPSGRYTVGVCVPHLKDPYWVAVNYGVIEEARRLGLGVDMTMAGGYGGGDVQADHLRGHLRDGVDGVILAAVDYAGNDQVIAELREAGVPVVEMITDVLAPAVSAKALVSYHEVGGLVGEYVAGHAERAGLDTVRIVFFPGPRNAGWAPETLAGFMEAMDSYPGSVDLADVAWGDTGREEQAGLLRRVLAAHPDVDYVVGNAVAAEAAPDILRELGLADRVSVVSSYIMPSLYRRIRSGEVLAAAADLNVYQGRMAVDMMARIFNGEVPGRDFPFRSGPFIPMITVDNIGDHLFKGLFGPRDYLPVFHLEPGE, encoded by the coding sequence ATGACCCGGCGGATACCCCGGAGGGCCGCCGTGCTCGCGGCGGGCGCGCTGGCGCTGGCCCTGTGCCTGGCGGCCGTCCCGGCCCCGGGCGCGGACGACGTCCCCTGGTGGCCCATCCAGGTCAAGAGCTGGTACGGCATCTACGATCCGGGCGGCAAGCAGCCGGGCCGCGCCGCGGTCAGCCTGGACCGCCCCAGGCTCGAGGAGTGGACCCCGCCCAGGCCCCCTTCGGGCCGGTACACCGTGGGCGTGTGTGTGCCCCACCTCAAGGACCCGTACTGGGTCGCCGTGAACTACGGGGTCATCGAAGAGGCCCGGCGGCTGGGCCTGGGCGTGGACATGACCATGGCCGGGGGCTACGGCGGGGGGGACGTCCAGGCGGACCACCTGCGCGGCCACCTTCGGGACGGGGTGGACGGCGTCATCCTGGCGGCCGTGGACTACGCGGGCAATGACCAGGTCATTGCCGAACTGCGCGAGGCGGGCGTGCCGGTGGTGGAGATGATCACCGACGTCCTGGCCCCGGCCGTGTCCGCCAAGGCCCTGGTCTCCTACCACGAGGTCGGCGGCCTGGTGGGCGAATACGTGGCCGGGCACGCCGAGAGGGCCGGGCTCGACACCGTGCGCATCGTCTTTTTCCCCGGTCCGCGCAACGCGGGCTGGGCCCCGGAGACCCTGGCCGGGTTCATGGAGGCCATGGACTCCTATCCGGGCAGCGTGGACCTGGCGGACGTGGCCTGGGGCGACACCGGGCGCGAGGAGCAGGCCGGGCTTTTGCGCCGGGTCCTGGCCGCGCACCCGGATGTCGACTACGTGGTCGGCAACGCCGTGGCCGCCGAGGCCGCGCCGGATATCCTCCGGGAGCTGGGGCTGGCCGACAGGGTCTCGGTGGTCTCGTCCTACATCATGCCCTCCCTGTACCGGCGCATCCGGTCGGGCGAGGTCCTGGCCGCGGCCGCCGACCTGAACGTCTACCAGGGGCGCATGGCCGTGGACATGATGGCCCGCATCTTCAACGGCGAGGTGCCGGGCCGGGATTTCCCCTTCCGCTCCGGGCCGTTCATCCCCATGATCACCGTGGACAACATCGGGGACCATCTTTTCAAGGGGCTGTTCGGGCCGCGCGACTACCTGCCGGTCTTCCACCTGGAGCCGGGGGAATAG
- a CDS encoding cache domain-containing protein: protein MLRPADSRIRTKLYVAYAGAFLVIFLVAGGIIHAQVRDMLRRNIETELDRTTEALRTLVRSSVDVSIRNYMRAVAEKCLDEARSLHRQVRRGRLTEAEAKDRARRAFLSMTIGRTGRVYCLDSQGIMVVHHKRSLVGVDMSGMAFVREQIRRRQGYMTYEWKEPLEAETRPKAVYMTYFEPWDWIISASAYREEFGQLVNMEDFRQRFFELRSGESGYPFVLDYSGYLLLHPYLLGVHYNDYDSPGLRTTAERIVAERNGHFDYMWRNPGETALKKKVVYFKDIPELGWVVASSSYYEDFQKPLDTIGYVMLTALAVAVLLMIPVSFGIGALITRPIATLQESFSRAADGDFSVRMEQHSRDELGLMAGYFNAFMERLTAYSNDLENEIAHRRETERELIAMDRTKTMFLASASHELRTPLTSIIGFLHLMEKNFRTRFLPVLGPLDPVGRQARTFEKNLAVVRVEADRLGRLVNDLLDLSKIEAGRMEWRENILSVDLVLQRAGEASASLAEDRPGVRLVVEPLTEPMGILADADRVHQVLINLLSNAFKNTEAGSVTLSAVRTGAGATFSVRDTGRGISEDEREKIFDLFYQGRDENNRSTQVLGTGLGLSICRRIVAHYGSRLEVDSVVGEGSCFRFTIPFGEREL from the coding sequence ATGCTCCGCCCGGCCGACTCGCGCATACGGACCAAGCTCTACGTGGCCTACGCCGGTGCGTTCCTGGTCATCTTCCTGGTGGCCGGGGGGATCATCCACGCCCAGGTCCGGGACATGCTGCGCCGGAACATCGAAACCGAGCTGGACCGGACCACCGAGGCGCTGCGGACCCTGGTCCGTTCCTCGGTGGACGTGTCCATCCGCAACTACATGCGGGCCGTGGCCGAGAAGTGCCTGGACGAGGCCCGGAGCCTGCACCGCCAGGTCCGGCGGGGGCGGCTGACCGAGGCCGAGGCCAAGGACCGGGCCAGGCGGGCCTTCCTGAGCATGACCATCGGCCGCACCGGCCGGGTCTACTGCCTGGACAGCCAGGGCATCATGGTCGTGCACCACAAGCGCAGTCTGGTGGGCGTGGACATGTCCGGCATGGCCTTCGTGCGCGAGCAGATCCGGCGCAGGCAGGGATACATGACCTACGAGTGGAAGGAGCCCCTGGAGGCCGAGACGCGGCCCAAGGCCGTGTACATGACCTATTTCGAGCCGTGGGACTGGATCATCTCGGCCTCGGCCTACCGCGAGGAGTTCGGCCAGCTGGTCAACATGGAGGACTTCCGCCAGCGCTTCTTCGAGCTCCGCTCGGGCGAGTCGGGCTATCCCTTCGTCCTCGACTACAGCGGGTACCTGCTCCTGCACCCCTACCTGCTCGGGGTGCACTACAACGACTATGACTCGCCGGGGCTGCGGACCACGGCCGAGCGCATCGTGGCCGAGCGCAACGGGCACTTCGACTACATGTGGCGCAACCCGGGTGAGACCGCGCTGAAGAAGAAGGTGGTCTATTTCAAGGACATCCCGGAACTGGGCTGGGTGGTGGCCTCGTCCAGCTACTACGAGGACTTCCAGAAGCCCCTCGACACCATCGGCTACGTCATGCTCACGGCCCTGGCCGTGGCCGTGCTGCTCATGATCCCGGTCTCCTTCGGCATCGGCGCCCTGATCACCCGGCCCATCGCGACCCTTCAGGAGAGCTTTTCCAGGGCCGCCGACGGCGACTTCTCCGTGCGCATGGAGCAGCACTCCCGCGACGAGCTCGGCCTCATGGCGGGCTATTTCAACGCCTTCATGGAGCGGCTGACCGCCTACAGCAACGACCTGGAAAACGAGATCGCCCACCGCCGGGAGACCGAAAGGGAGCTCATCGCCATGGACCGGACCAAGACCATGTTCTTGGCCTCGGCCTCCCACGAGCTGCGCACGCCGCTGACCTCCATCATCGGCTTCCTGCACCTCATGGAGAAGAATTTTAGGACCCGCTTCCTGCCCGTGCTCGGCCCCCTGGACCCGGTGGGCCGCCAGGCGCGCACCTTCGAGAAGAACTTGGCCGTCGTCCGCGTGGAGGCGGACCGGCTGGGCCGACTGGTCAACGACCTCCTGGACCTGAGCAAGATCGAGGCCGGGCGCATGGAGTGGCGCGAGAACATCCTGTCCGTGGACCTGGTCCTGCAACGGGCGGGCGAGGCCTCGGCCTCCCTGGCCGAGGACCGGCCCGGCGTGCGGCTGGTGGTCGAGCCCCTGACCGAACCCATGGGCATCCTGGCCGACGCGGACAGGGTCCACCAGGTGCTCATCAACCTGCTCAGCAACGCCTTCAAGAACACCGAGGCGGGCAGCGTGACCCTGTCCGCGGTGAGGACCGGGGCGGGCGCGACCTTTTCGGTCCGCGACACGGGCCGGGGCATCTCCGAGGACGAGCGGGAGAAGATCTTCGACCTCTTCTACCAGGGGCGGGACGAGAACAACCGCTCCACCCAGGTCCTGGGCACCGGGCTCGGGCTGTCCATCTGCCGACGGATAGTGGCCCACTACGGCAGTCGGCTGGAGGTGGATTCCGTGGTCGGGGAGGGGAGCTGTTTCCGCTTCACCATCCCTTTCGGGGAGCGCGAGCTCTAG
- a CDS encoding hybrid sensor histidine kinase/response regulator → MSERATVLVVDDNRLNIDLLVDVLKDDYKLLVALNGVSALEVIRHTLPDIILLDIMMPEMDGYEVCRRLKSDERTSPVPVIFITAKSQTEDEAKGLALGAVDYITKPVNPAIVQARIRTHLALYNQNRDLEEKVRKRTLELEKSKALADEASRAKSAFLANISHELRTPLNHIMGLSSLLLELDTNPERLELLRPLHDGAAQLAGLFDQLLDLTMLESDAVLIEYKLFDFPKVLARLAAVFHAYAVKKNVDFDFVAHSDLPDTLYGAPLEATQALHNILLNAFRYTEKGKVTLHVRIDPEHFAGADSDRVMIRFEVSDTGVGIPADRMETIFHSFEIGEKVMTKRLSGPGVGLTISKYLIEKLHGKIWVESALGKGSTFFVALPFALTPEAAEEPAPGPA, encoded by the coding sequence ATGAGCGAACGCGCCACCGTCCTGGTTGTGGACGACAACCGCCTGAACATCGACCTCCTGGTGGATGTGCTCAAGGATGACTACAAACTGCTGGTGGCCCTCAACGGGGTTTCGGCCCTGGAGGTCATCCGCCACACGCTCCCGGACATCATCCTCCTGGACATCATGATGCCCGAGATGGACGGCTACGAGGTCTGCCGCAGGCTCAAGAGCGACGAGCGCACCAGCCCGGTCCCGGTCATCTTCATCACGGCCAAGTCCCAGACCGAGGACGAGGCCAAGGGGCTGGCCCTGGGGGCCGTGGACTACATCACCAAGCCGGTCAACCCGGCCATCGTCCAGGCCCGCATCCGGACCCACCTGGCCCTGTACAACCAAAACCGCGACCTTGAGGAAAAGGTCCGCAAGCGGACCCTCGAACTCGAGAAAAGCAAGGCCCTGGCCGACGAGGCCAGCCGGGCCAAGTCGGCCTTCCTGGCCAACATCAGCCACGAGCTGCGCACCCCGCTGAACCACATCATGGGGCTGTCCAGCCTGCTCCTGGAGCTGGACACCAATCCCGAGCGGCTGGAGCTCCTCCGCCCGCTGCACGACGGGGCCGCCCAGCTGGCCGGGCTCTTCGACCAGCTCCTGGACCTGACCATGCTCGAGTCCGACGCCGTGCTCATCGAGTACAAGCTCTTCGACTTTCCCAAGGTCCTGGCCCGGCTGGCCGCCGTGTTCCACGCCTATGCCGTGAAAAAGAACGTGGACTTCGACTTCGTGGCCCACAGCGACCTGCCCGACACCCTCTACGGCGCGCCGCTGGAGGCCACCCAGGCCCTGCACAACATCCTGCTCAACGCCTTCCGCTACACCGAAAAGGGCAAGGTCACCCTGCACGTGCGCATCGACCCCGAGCACTTCGCCGGGGCGGACAGCGACCGGGTCATGATCCGCTTCGAGGTCTCGGACACGGGCGTGGGCATTCCGGCCGACCGGATGGAGACCATCTTCCACAGCTTCGAGATCGGGGAAAAGGTCATGACCAAGCGGCTGTCGGGACCCGGCGTGGGCTTGACCATCTCCAAGTACCTGATCGAAAAGCTGCACGGGAAGATATGGGTGGAAAGCGCGCTCGGCAAGGGCAGCACCTTCTTCGTGGCCCTGCCCTTCGCCCTGACCCCCGAGGCCGCCGAGGAGCCCGCACCCGGACCGGCCTAG
- a CDS encoding ABC transporter permease, which produces MDTFALTIAAILMAGAPLVLATLGETLTEKAGIINLSLDGSILLSAMAAFACSATFDSPWLGMVAGAAVGAAIAGVLGVIGIYLGQSQLAVGFILTLLSRDLAYFLGHNFSRQPGPDLGLWTIPGLGDAPFVGLIFGSQSPVVYLSLAAVAFCWWWMYRTEGGMRLRAVGESPRAAFGRGIRVRLVRLYYCLAGGALVGLAGGAYSLAVKPGWGRPQGCEGAGWIALAIVIFGGWHPVRAALGAFFFAALQVSGIYLQEIFPSIPAPVFQVAPFPMMILTLLAVNMGRMGWVQDIVRRHPFLKALSRGWSIEAPAALGQDFDPRKGL; this is translated from the coding sequence ATGGACACCTTCGCCCTGACCATCGCCGCCATCCTCATGGCCGGAGCGCCCCTGGTGCTGGCCACCCTGGGCGAGACCCTGACCGAGAAGGCGGGCATCATCAACCTGTCCCTGGACGGCTCCATCCTGCTGTCCGCCATGGCCGCCTTCGCCTGCTCGGCCACCTTCGACTCCCCGTGGCTCGGCATGGTCGCGGGCGCGGCCGTGGGCGCGGCCATCGCGGGCGTGCTCGGCGTCATCGGCATCTATCTGGGCCAGTCCCAGCTGGCCGTGGGCTTCATCCTGACCCTGCTCTCCCGCGACCTGGCCTACTTCCTGGGCCACAACTTCTCGCGCCAGCCCGGACCGGACCTCGGCCTGTGGACCATCCCCGGCCTGGGCGACGCGCCCTTCGTGGGGCTGATCTTCGGCTCCCAGTCCCCGGTGGTCTACCTGAGCCTGGCGGCCGTCGCCTTCTGCTGGTGGTGGATGTACCGCACCGAGGGCGGCATGCGCCTGCGCGCCGTGGGCGAATCCCCGCGCGCGGCCTTCGGGCGCGGCATCCGGGTCCGCCTGGTGCGGCTGTATTACTGCCTGGCGGGCGGAGCCCTGGTGGGCTTGGCCGGAGGCGCCTACTCCCTGGCCGTAAAGCCGGGCTGGGGGCGGCCCCAGGGGTGCGAGGGCGCGGGCTGGATCGCCCTGGCCATCGTCATCTTCGGCGGCTGGCACCCGGTGCGGGCCGCGCTCGGCGCGTTCTTCTTCGCCGCCCTGCAGGTGTCCGGCATCTATCTGCAGGAAATCTTCCCGTCCATCCCGGCCCCGGTCTTCCAGGTGGCCCCCTTCCCCATGATGATCCTGACCCTGCTGGCCGTGAACATGGGCCGCATGGGCTGGGTCCAGGACATCGTCCGGCGCCACCCCTTCCTCAAGGCCCTGTCCAGAGGCTGGTCCATCGAGGCCCCGGCCGCGCTCGGCCAGGACTTCGACCCCAGGAAGGGGCTGTGA
- a CDS encoding ABC transporter permease gives MNRDSLLTQMGWLALALVLALVLTVIVALPAGAPPFKTIYVLFQGGLSSWSKVGRVLAGWVPLTLCSVGLLIPFTARLWNIGVEGQVIMGAIFCTAALRPFGDGGGAGVILLALAASILGGAFWALLSGLLRVFGRVHEIFSGLGLNFVAMGVILWLIFGPWKRPGVASMSGTEPLDVSLWLPRLGTLSVSWVGLVLALAAILLVYILLHRTKWGLKMRAVGENPKAATLFALGPRRRLLQAFMLCGGLAGLAGATQVLSVYHRLLPNISSGYGYTALLVGMMASFRLPLVPFICLFFAILNVGSIQLPLQLNLDSSLSGVIQGIMVLSLFIVQGLRLWLKQRKEAD, from the coding sequence GTGAACCGCGATTCCCTCCTGACCCAGATGGGCTGGCTCGCCCTGGCCCTGGTCCTGGCCCTGGTCCTGACCGTGATCGTGGCCCTGCCCGCCGGGGCTCCGCCGTTCAAGACCATCTACGTGCTCTTCCAGGGCGGCCTGAGCTCCTGGTCCAAGGTCGGCCGCGTGCTCGCGGGCTGGGTGCCCCTGACCCTGTGCTCCGTGGGGCTGCTCATCCCGTTCACGGCCCGGCTGTGGAACATCGGCGTGGAGGGCCAGGTCATCATGGGGGCCATCTTCTGCACCGCGGCCCTGCGCCCCTTCGGCGACGGCGGCGGCGCGGGGGTCATCCTCCTGGCCCTGGCCGCGTCCATCCTGGGCGGCGCCTTCTGGGCCCTGCTCTCCGGGCTGCTGCGTGTCTTCGGCCGGGTGCACGAGATCTTTTCCGGCCTGGGGCTCAACTTCGTGGCCATGGGCGTGATCCTGTGGCTCATCTTCGGCCCGTGGAAGCGGCCCGGCGTGGCCTCCATGTCCGGGACCGAGCCCCTGGACGTCTCCCTGTGGCTGCCCCGGCTCGGCACCCTGTCCGTCAGCTGGGTGGGGCTGGTCCTGGCGCTCGCCGCCATCCTGCTGGTCTACATCCTGCTCCACCGCACCAAATGGGGGCTCAAGATGCGCGCCGTGGGCGAGAACCCCAAGGCCGCCACCCTGTTCGCCCTGGGCCCGCGCCGCCGCCTGCTCCAGGCCTTCATGCTCTGCGGCGGCCTGGCCGGACTGGCCGGGGCCACCCAGGTCCTGAGCGTCTACCACCGCCTGCTGCCGAACATCTCCTCCGGCTACGGCTACACCGCCCTGCTGGTGGGCATGATGGCCTCCTTCCGCCTGCCGCTCGTGCCGTTCATCTGCCTGTTCTTCGCCATCCTCAACGTGGGCTCCATCCAGCTGCCCCTGCAACTCAACCTGGACTCCTCCCTGTCCGGCGTGATCCAGGGCATCATGGTCCTGTCGCTGTTCATCGTGCAGGGGCTGCGGTTGTGGCTGAAGCAACGCAAGGAGGCGGATTGA